The window TGTTTATATTTAGTCAGATAAGTATAAATAACATATTTGAATGAATATTCATCTCAATAATATTTGAATATATTGATTACTCTTATTGCAATTTTAGCTACTATAGTGGTGGGAAACCATTAGAAATCCACACTAGGAAATCCATAACGTCATCTGACTGTTCGCATTAAAAGCATTATAActttgtcctgcttcacttcatCAAAACCCTCCGTAATGGAAAAATTatgcctttgtgctgtttcttatccaacacagtcgtcatttgctggttaggtgcaatactgaacattctcacacaaacaactaatctcttgtgccctgtcgtacatcaagtctaaacatctgctGTTCCATTTGACTCACTagtagtttatgatatatgtttgtcttctacacccggactctggctccatcctatctgactccccaccagacccaaggctgtaaaacccaatgcatcttgtcttggaagctcggtgttccttcctttggataacaagacatgacgatgcagaagtgagaaagcaaacattctcactcacagcaagataaggtggcgcaaacaattccattgctgcagagagacattccaccagagccagagaaaggggttaaaaggcagaagcaacttgaggatcgtgggctctttgcatcacacctttctggtgtgtgcactgatctccccagctggtttttggtttgttgatgtgcacaatcaacatccatgctttttatttgctttccccattatttttattttcctttatttttatattaaatcgCACAAATGGACAattctctcatctgcctctttatgggaaatttccaccacaacattCTTTTTCTGAGTTAATGTCTACTAATTGTGCTATGATTATATGGAGGTTATAAGTTGCTGAGGCCTCTATTTACAGAGATATTTATCCTGAAAGTGCATTTATCTTCGGACACATTCTGAAATTTCTTTCCAGTAAATAGGCTTGGGGTGTAAAAGTTTACCTCTGAGGTAGTTCTCATTAGCTGTAAGCCACagtcatataaaaaaaaaagaaataaatggtTCAAATGTAGCACATTAATTTATTATCAATTATTATGTATTACAGATagatatataatgtatataattTATTGAAACCACTTTGGCCTACACAATGCCATGCAGTAATAAAAGGTTTAGCTAAAGACATTCAGGGCCTGTCTTTTAATCTTGCCTAATGTTTAGGAATTGTCGTTTCATAAGGTTTCACAGTAAATAAAACCTATATGAGACGCATAGAGTGACAGTTATTGGAGGAGGAGCCCTGTCGAACCTATGGCAATGACAATGCAGCAGTTCAAAATCCACCAACTACCATGTGAAACCACAGTGATTTAATGAGTTACTCATCTGACATTGATGAATTTCATGATCAATACAGATGATGCCCTCTGTAAATGTTAACTGAAAGTCAAATTTGGGAACCAGGTTCAGTGTCAGTAGATCCAAGCACGCTCTCACTCTGTCTGTTAACCAGTGATCATTCCACACACAAACTAATAGTATCACTATATTTATGCGTTATATCAGCATCTTTGCTGTCAAATGTCTTGTTAAGTCAAACAAGGTCCACTGTGCCTGCCAAATGTAGCAATGTCCACATTTTCCCACATGGTTTCCTGCTCATCTGTGTGTCCCAACTTCAACGCCCTTCCTTTCTCTACCACCTATACCTCTGACGTCTCCATCACCTCCCCCTTCCATCTGTTAATTGGATGAGCTGTCAAGATTGTGAGAATGATTGAATTCCAGTCCAGAGTGCTTTCTGACCACAGGGCCCCCTCCTGACATCGGGCCAGTAACGAACATTGGTGTAAAACTGGCCACAGTCCTTTGATTTTAGGTGTCACGTAAATACAACAACGGTGACAGGAATTCATATAAAGAAATTTCATGGCAAAGCCTCCTCAATTCCAGCATTACAAGCATCAGTAAGTGACTAAATGTATGAGGCACTGACTGAGGTGGAGACTAGGGTGATGTACTGTAGGAATCCTCTGTCCACGGAGCAGTGGCAGTCTTAGGTCTTATGTCCTCTTCATTCACTTGTTGATTTACAGCTTTGTATCAGTATTTCTCTGCTTAGACAAATAAAACAGGTATGTCTGACATCAGTCAATCTAAACATGCTACAGGTGCAGTGGATTTATAGCATTTGAAAATATGAATTTACAGACTTCAGTGGATCTCAACTAAGGCATGGCAGGTTCTCGTCATTGTGTGTATTGAGTTTCCTGAACAGGAAACACAGCTGAGATTTAtgataaatacaaaaaaacttGATAATTACTTAATAAAAACTCAATAATCAGCCTGTGTGCTGATGTGTATTTACATCCACAGCACACTGAGCTCTCCCTTTAACTTTAATCTGGAAATAAATCATGCTCATTTATCTTGTACTTCCTACTcagttaaaatgtttaatgtacATAAGAGTTACTTCAAAAGGATAAAGCCGCCTGGGTTTGTTCATATTGATCTCCTGACGAAAGAAACTGGTTGTGATAGGAAAAATGACGCTTCCTGGCAAATTGCTGTAAGTGCACCATCATTGTCCTACGTAATAAGTGGACGGCAACCCGCACTATCCTCATAGTGTTACTAAGCAACCCTGCCCAGGCGGCTATATAGGAGCGCGGGGATACCATCTGGACGGGACGACGCACGAGACAGAAGTGGCTGCAGAGACCGAGCGCGCGGACACAGTGGTGGGAACCCGCACCCACACATGATGGACTAGAGCTGAAAGAAGCAGTGCGCGCTCAGTACAGCTGTTTCTCGTGCCTAAACAGTTTCTGTTTGTTCCACTGGTTGTCGACCGTAATTTTCGTACACCGAGAAAAAAATCTGACATAATTAATAAGAGTGCGTCAAAAAGTAGGTTTGACACGATGAAGTTCCTGCTTTTAGCCATTGTAGTGGCTTTTTTCGCCGTGGCACAAGTTATTTGCGAGGAAAATCAGCTGAAGGAAGAAGTCGACTACTGGAGCAGCAGAAACCAAATCCAGGTACTTACAGCTTCGCCCCGTTCAACAAAGAACCACGTCGTATTCGTTACTGGGTAAAGAGTGTTTACCACAGTAATAGCAAGActatttaatcattttaattaaatgtaaaactgaTTGATTGCCATTTTGGGGGACTTGGTTGAGGCAAAATATTGATTATAATAATTTTCTTTACCTTTGACTACTGTATGTCTTTGGTACTTGATAACACCCAAAACGAGGTGCTTAATAAAACGAGTTGGTTGTTGCACCTTAGTCAGAGGAAAATTAAGCAAATCcatcaatgaaatgaaatgtattgTACAATTGGAGGAGAGCACAAATGATCATTGGCATGAGGCGCACGTCCTGTGTTTGACATTGCGAGTTGGAAAGTAGCCAAAACTGGACCGGGACGATCCAGCGGGAGATGAATGATCCCGCAATAAATCACGATCCACTCTATAATTAATCTATAAAGAGGGCGGTTTTCCGCTCCACTGTGGCTGCCTGAATTTTATTAAAGTTACAAAACGTAAAAAGATTACATAAGAATTGATTTCTGAGAATAtgtatattacagtacataacGCCAATTCACAAGCCACAGAATTgaattttatgtaaataaaactatttatgtaactgaaactgaattaaatttaaattttaattgatGCATAAATCAGAATTATaccattatttaaataaaccctTAATGAAAGCTCTAAATTAGATATTAGCCACTGTAGTCAGTTTCCCTACTTTTAATATTATGCCTGTTTATGGAGATTTTAATGTTTTGGCAGCAGGTTACATCCTAAACTTATCTGCCTGAGTACTGATTGAGACTTTTCCCTGGCCAGGACGGCTGGCAGCCTTTCAGAGAAATCCTCCTGAGGATGACAAGAAAGCCACGTCCGCATCAGTTCATCGGTCTGATGGGGAAGCGTTCTATGGGTAAAACCTTCTCACAACCCCTTTAGCCTGTTTTCTTCTGTGCCTGCCTTTATATCATTTCCTCTATTTCCACCCACAGCAAACGCACAGGTCACCCACAAGAGTGAGTACATTCCATCCTTTGACATTCAGTTTTCCTCCATGCTTAGTATGAGTGGATTCCCACCTGTTAACATGCCATTATAAAATTATTGAACTGacaaaagctggaggaaaaccATTTGGTTTCACCCAAATGTGTGACCTATAGAATATGAACTGAAATATATATGACATTAGTGTCCTTGATGGTCAGATCAATTTGCTGTTGTTACCATAAGAACCACAGTGCTCCATCTTAAATCAAATGAATTTATGATTAAAGGCAGGAATAAACTTTGATGAAGACCAAGTTAGCAGCTGTTTGGCTTTGGCCCCTCTACAGACACAAAGCTAACGTGGGTTGGTTACCCGCTTGGATTCACTAATGGAAATATGATGAGGAACAAACAAATGGAGGTGCCAGTGGTAATACACTGAAGGCAGCAAGCAATTATTTGATAGGACAGATTATTTGAGTGTCTCTTTTGAACACTGGACCACATTCATTTGTCAGGGGAAGGTGGTACAGAGTATATGTCTGTGTGGACAAGAGCAAGATAAGGAGGTAAAAGGAATGAGGAGGAAGGGATTTTCCCTTTCTCTGATGGGGTATTTGGTCTAAATTAGTCACCCACTCAGCAGTGCAGCATATGTAAGAAAATGCCTAATTTATTCCTCTTATGCAGTCACTCATCATCAGGCAAAGGCAGAGCACGGGGATCAATACCCCAAGGACGTCTGACAGTTAAATTGGATTGTTTATGGTTGTGATGGATGGAGGTAGCCACACATCACCCTTCCTTCAGTTATTACAAGGTTTTTGCCTCATcctttaaatacacacacatcttCCAATGTATCTCATTAATCTGTTATATTCATGTAGATAAAATGTCATCTCATTAGTTAAAATTCTTTAGAATATCTAATTATTAAAGTACCTTCATTCTGTGACACAACTGTCCAACAAATGAATATCACAGGCAACCTGGCAGAACCTCTTGCATAGCGTGTTTGGTGTCACAGAATATTCCAGGCAAGGTACCAAGGGCAAGCCCATCCATGGGGGTTAAAGGTTGAGTCTCCACCATGGCAGCAGGCATCCAGTGTTTGGTGAGGTTAGAATGTCAGCCATGAGGTTCTGATCCAGGTGCTGTCTTAGCTGTCCCTACAGGGACATGTTTTAATACCATCTCTGTTTGTCAAGGGCATAAAATCAACTCATTTGTTGGACTAATGGGAAAGAGAAGCCAAGAGGAGCCAGGTACGTTCTACTCAATCTCAACATAATTGACGCAGTAAAAAAGAATGATGCTAACTCAGTGTCTTTCTGCAGAGTCCTACGAGTGGAGCACAATGCGGAGCTACGACCGGCGCCGCTGAGCACTCACTTCTCTACTGGCAGCTCTCATTCATGGAGTCATGAAGGGTTCCATTTCTGTGGAGCTGTATAGTACAATCTGGATCACTGTTAGTACAATAAAAGGATTATGTTTCCATGTTGTAATGATGTAGGcgtgctgtgtttgtgccagcagacaaacagcatGTCCCTCTGACATAAAGGCTAAAGGTCTGCGGCTTCAGGTTGTTCTATGTATACAACAGTGGATGAGCCCTTCAAAAATGCTCTCCACCCGCATACAAACTGCTATCTTTAGTAGTTAGACAAATATTAAATTGGTTTTCTTTACTGGTTGAAGTCCACCTTGAAAGCGGTCAGTTGAATACATCCATCACATGTGAGCGGTCCTTCTGGTGCTCAGTGTGAGGTAAGGCTGCACTCTGCTGGTGGATTGAGCCAATGCACAAAGAAGCTTCATTTAATTAATCAGTTGTAGAGTTCACAGTTTTTCACACATTATATTGTGTCTTACACATTTAAAGAGTAAGACACAATATATGAACAGAACACTTACTGTTACAAAAAGGTAACAGTAAGAGTGTTGGCACCAGCAGGTCACTGGTCTTTGTTGGGTTTATAGATAGACAGGGTGCGGGCTGAAGGGTCCTCGGTGTCAATAAAGCGTGGCATCCAGTAATGGGACAGCCACTGGGCTCTGCCTGGGTAGTGCTTCTCAAACAGTTCTCTGAAGTAGTAGGCCTCCTTGGAGTGGGGGGGGTTGTGACTGAATGTCTTGTGAGCCTCCTTCATCTGATCATCATTCACCTGAGAGCAAACAGAGCAGGTCAAATGCTGCAAGCTGCCAAGCATGCCAGTGTTCTGTGAAATCTGCCATAATACAAAATATGGGCCCCACTAGACCCATAGCGCAGGAGCatcaattcaattttatgtaTATAGGACCAAATCACAAAtcacaaggttatctcaaggcactttacatagtttaagaccttacacaactaaacccaacagcacctcaactataagctttatcaaaaagcaaGTTTTTAGcctgattttaaaaaaaggtggAGATTGGGTGAGCTTCTCAAAGCTGAACAGGAAGTTGCTCAAGTAACTCAAGTAACTGTTCTCAAGTAACTATGATGGTCGTAATGATAAGGAAAGTGCTTTGTAGTCGAGTAGGAGAATATTAACttttatcctacattttacgggcagccggtgcagagaagctaatgtaggagaactGTGATCTTTGAACCCATATGGATAAATAACtctgcctcaatgtcttgtagatacacagagaacagtcaccttaatccttatgaacaggttgactgtcttgtggatgatgctgcagcttctctacgtacaatgttagacacagtggctcctctgaagaagaagacagtgaatcagaggaggttagctccgtggtataactcagagatctgcagcctaaagcacaggaccagacaactagaaagacagtggcgttccaacaaaataaatgtaaactgcattgcatgaaaggacagtctaataaaatataaaaaagcactttgtgctgctagaaaaacatattattcctccctaattgaggaaaacaaaaacaaccccaggtttcttttcagcactgtagccaggctgacaaagagtcatagctgtattgagtctactatccccttaaatctcagcagcattgactttatgaactactttactaataaaattatcatcattagaaaaaacattcagcagcgacttcttccaaacgacggaaagcactgtctagatccatcaactttaaatttactaaatcctctgtcttacctagacagcttcttccccataactcatatggagttaacctcaataatcaactcttccaagtcgtccacttgtcttttagacccaatcccaaccagactACTCAAAGAATTTCTACCTTTAATCATCTCGCccatattaaatcaaaccaACCAATTTTAGatataggctatgtac is drawn from Betta splendens chromosome 11, fBetSpl5.4, whole genome shotgun sequence and contains these coding sequences:
- the tac1 gene encoding protachykinin-1, giving the protein MKFLLLAIVVAFFAVAQVICEENQLKEEVDYWSSRNQIQDGWQPFREILLRMTRKPRPHQFIGLMGKRSMANAQVTHKRHKINSFVGLMGKRSQEEPESYEWSTMRSYDRRR